From the Oleiharenicola lentus genome, one window contains:
- a CDS encoding 2-dehydropantoate 2-reductase, which produces MAFIALIGPGAVGGVISATLTARGGHVLTLCARRAVGELDVDLLGRPVRFAPAVFTDPAQGRPADWVLVCTKAYDCAGAATWFPGLVGPQTRVAILQNGVEHRERFAAWLPAEQILPVMVDIPAERPAPGRIAQRGAGKMIVPAGVAGAEFVGLFAGSHLDVATTPDFTSAVWRKLCLNAPGAINALLLKPAGVFRDNAVGELAKAMARECLLVGRAEGAVLEDDLPEKILANCRAAPPDSMNSLHADRAAGRPMEVDARNGAVVRFGRKHGIATPLNEMAATLLAAG; this is translated from the coding sequence ATGGCTTTCATAGCGCTCATCGGTCCCGGTGCCGTCGGCGGCGTCATCTCCGCCACGCTCACGGCGCGCGGCGGCCATGTGCTCACCCTTTGCGCCCGCCGGGCCGTGGGCGAACTCGACGTGGATCTGCTGGGGCGCCCGGTGCGGTTCGCGCCCGCGGTCTTCACCGATCCGGCGCAGGGCCGTCCCGCGGACTGGGTGCTCGTCTGCACCAAGGCCTACGACTGCGCCGGTGCGGCAACGTGGTTCCCCGGGCTCGTCGGCCCGCAAACGCGCGTGGCGATCCTGCAGAACGGCGTCGAACACCGCGAGCGCTTCGCGGCGTGGCTGCCGGCCGAGCAGATTCTGCCCGTGATGGTGGACATCCCCGCCGAGCGGCCCGCGCCCGGACGCATTGCGCAGCGCGGGGCCGGGAAGATGATTGTACCCGCGGGGGTAGCCGGCGCTGAGTTCGTCGGCCTCTTCGCGGGCTCGCACCTGGATGTCGCTACGACGCCAGATTTCACGAGCGCCGTCTGGCGCAAGCTCTGCCTGAACGCGCCCGGCGCCATCAATGCGCTGCTGCTCAAGCCTGCCGGTGTATTCCGCGACAATGCCGTGGGTGAACTGGCCAAGGCCATGGCGCGCGAGTGCTTGCTGGTCGGCCGCGCCGAGGGCGCGGTGCTGGAAGACGACCTGCCGGAGAAAATCCTGGCCAACTGCCGCGCCGCGCCGCCCGATTCGATGAATTCCCTGCACGCCGACCGCGCCGCCGGCCGCCCGATGGAAGTGGACGCCCGCAACGGCGCCGTCGTCCGCTTCGGCCGCAAGCACGGCATCGCGACGCCGCTCAACGAAATGGCCGCGACGCTGCTCGCGGCGGGGTGA
- a CDS encoding LacI family DNA-binding transcriptional regulator, whose translation MSAPTLRTLAKSLGLSRTTISDALRGSPRVKAETVERVRAAAKEAGYEHNPLTGAVMSQLRRSRGQQFRGVLAALEIVDANRPAHAVRYNETVLKGIAERASELGFKMERFELGSEGMRLNRLDTILHTRNIQGLVVLPASGLPDLSGLNWERYTAVYADLFINHPPLHCVCLDHYRSMLMLLRELHERGYRRPGLFMEISLDERLQYRWEGAFLALQKYLPNITEVPALRAHNLSREDFVPWFRKHKPDVVLGHYPEAMEWMRSCGARLPKTHGYVCLNSLRVNAEPCAALDFQPALIGARAAELVIGQLLHNELGIPVQPSLTTIPARFMEGPTLRAAATVG comes from the coding sequence ATGTCCGCCCCCACCCTGCGCACGCTGGCCAAGTCGCTCGGCCTTTCCCGCACCACCATTTCCGACGCCCTGCGCGGTTCGCCGCGCGTGAAGGCCGAGACCGTGGAGCGCGTGCGCGCGGCCGCCAAGGAGGCCGGCTACGAGCACAACCCGCTCACCGGCGCCGTCATGTCGCAGCTGCGGCGCTCGCGCGGCCAGCAGTTCCGCGGCGTGCTGGCGGCGCTAGAGATCGTGGACGCGAACCGCCCGGCCCACGCCGTGCGCTACAACGAGACGGTGCTGAAGGGCATCGCCGAGCGCGCCAGCGAGCTGGGTTTCAAGATGGAGCGCTTCGAACTCGGTTCCGAGGGCATGCGGCTCAACCGCCTCGACACCATCCTGCACACGCGGAACATCCAGGGCCTCGTGGTGCTGCCGGCCTCGGGCCTGCCCGACCTCTCGGGGCTGAACTGGGAGCGCTACACGGCGGTCTATGCGGACCTCTTCATCAACCACCCGCCGCTGCACTGCGTGTGCCTCGACCACTACCGCTCGATGCTGATGCTCCTGCGCGAATTGCACGAACGCGGCTACCGCCGGCCCGGGCTGTTCATGGAAATCTCCCTCGATGAGCGCCTGCAATACCGCTGGGAAGGCGCTTTCCTCGCGCTCCAGAAATACCTGCCCAACATCACCGAGGTGCCGGCCCTGCGCGCGCACAACCTCTCGCGCGAGGACTTCGTGCCGTGGTTCCGCAAGCACAAGCCCGACGTCGTGCTCGGCCACTATCCCGAGGCGATGGAGTGGATGCGCAGCTGCGGCGCACGCCTGCCCAAGACTCACGGCTATGTGTGCCTGAACTCCCTGCGCGTGAACGCCGAGCCCTGCGCCGCGCTCGACTTCCAACCTGCGCTGATCGGCGCGCGCGCCGCGGAACTCGTGATCGGCCAGCTCCTGCACAACGAGCTGGGCATCCCGGTGCAGCCCTCGCTCACGACCATCCCCGCGCGCTTCATGGAAGGCCCCACCCTCCGCGCGGCGGCGACGGTGGGGTGA
- a CDS encoding DUF6250 domain-containing protein, which translates to MRKWLVCLALLPCCLQAEDPLPRDDFRNGLAAWVVEQQPGGSVTVTDGVLTIADKGGCTVWFREALTAPVTIRYRAKVSSAARVSDLNCFWMASDPTRPDDLFGPGHTRTGKFATYDSLRTYYVGYGGNTNSTTRFRRYAGTGARPLLPEHDRTAPEFLLKPDHVYEITLVAGADGRVQFIRDGEVVFDWTDPQPLRSGWFGLRTVDSRIEIRAFRVHRGVPPSAVSR; encoded by the coding sequence ATGAGGAAATGGCTCGTTTGTCTCGCTCTGCTGCCCTGCTGCCTCCAAGCGGAGGACCCGCTGCCTCGCGATGATTTCCGCAACGGCCTCGCCGCGTGGGTCGTCGAACAGCAACCCGGCGGCAGCGTGACCGTGACGGACGGCGTGCTCACCATCGCGGACAAAGGCGGTTGCACCGTGTGGTTCCGCGAGGCACTGACCGCTCCCGTGACGATCCGCTACCGGGCGAAGGTTTCGTCGGCCGCGCGGGTGTCGGACCTGAACTGTTTCTGGATGGCGAGCGACCCCACGCGACCCGACGACCTGTTCGGTCCCGGTCATACGCGCACGGGGAAATTCGCCACCTACGACAGCCTGCGCACCTACTACGTGGGCTACGGCGGCAACACGAACTCGACGACGCGCTTCCGCCGCTACGCTGGTACAGGAGCGAGGCCGCTGCTGCCCGAGCACGACCGCACCGCACCGGAATTCCTGCTGAAGCCGGACCACGTCTATGAGATCACCCTCGTGGCCGGGGCGGACGGTCGCGTGCAGTTCATCCGCGATGGCGAGGTGGTGTTCGACTGGACGGATCCCCAGCCGCTGCGCAGCGGCTGGTTCGGCCTGCGCACGGTGGACAGCCGGATCGAGATCAGGGCTTTCCGGGTGCATCGGGGCGTGCCGCCGAGCGCAGTTTCTCGATAA
- a CDS encoding glycoside hydrolase family 88/105 protein: MNLSRSLLSVLAGMLLAAGSVGAAPTAAIPEFADWPAGTSPAEVGKRIAENFAARNFQWQTETRRRYVIYPEICAWYGSLTVAGLIGDADLRDRLYAKYDILLTPEGAARVSPDAHVDYRIFGVVPLEFSLQGRGDAWRAIGLTYADAQWGNPVIVEGVSAEARWWIDDMYMLPILQVQAYRASKQAKYLDRAALTMAAYLDKLQQPTGLFLHAPDSPFYWGRGNGWVAAGMAELLRDLPESHPHHARILAGYRAMMAALLQAQGTDGLWKQLVDKPESWGETSGSAMFAFAIVTGVKHGWLDTKAYAPAARRAWLALVAHLDADANLGEVCIGTDKAQKATKSEDLKVQYDFYQARPRRSGDLHGQSPMLWTASALLR, from the coding sequence ATGAACCTGTCCCGCTCCCTCCTTTCCGTCCTCGCCGGAATGCTGCTCGCCGCCGGCTCCGTCGGCGCGGCACCCACCGCCGCCATTCCGGAATTCGCCGACTGGCCGGCCGGCACCTCGCCCGCCGAAGTCGGCAAGCGCATCGCCGAGAACTTCGCCGCCCGTAATTTCCAGTGGCAGACCGAGACCCGCCGCCGCTACGTCATTTATCCCGAGATCTGCGCCTGGTATGGCTCGCTCACCGTGGCCGGCCTGATCGGCGATGCGGATCTCCGTGACCGGCTCTACGCCAAATACGACATCCTGCTCACGCCTGAGGGCGCGGCCCGCGTCTCGCCCGACGCGCATGTGGACTACCGCATCTTCGGCGTCGTGCCGCTTGAATTTTCCCTCCAGGGCCGCGGCGACGCGTGGCGCGCGATCGGCCTCACCTACGCCGACGCCCAGTGGGGCAACCCCGTGATCGTCGAGGGTGTCTCCGCCGAGGCGCGCTGGTGGATTGATGACATGTATATGCTGCCCATTTTGCAGGTGCAGGCCTACCGCGCCTCGAAACAGGCCAAATACCTCGACCGTGCCGCGCTCACGATGGCGGCCTACCTCGACAAGCTGCAGCAACCGACCGGCCTCTTCCTGCACGCGCCCGACTCGCCCTTCTACTGGGGCCGCGGCAACGGCTGGGTGGCCGCCGGCATGGCCGAACTGCTGCGCGATCTGCCGGAATCGCATCCGCACCACGCGCGCATCCTCGCCGGTTACCGGGCGATGATGGCCGCGCTGCTCCAGGCCCAGGGCACGGACGGACTCTGGAAGCAGCTCGTGGACAAACCCGAGAGCTGGGGCGAGACCTCCGGCTCCGCCATGTTTGCCTTCGCCATCGTCACCGGCGTGAAACACGGCTGGCTCGACACCAAGGCCTACGCTCCCGCCGCGCGCCGCGCCTGGCTCGCCCTCGTGGCGCACCTCGACGCCGACGCCAACCTCGGCGAGGTCTGCATTGGCACCGACAAGGCCCAGAAAGCGACCAAGAGCGAGGACCTGAAGGTCCAATACGACTTCTATCAGGCGCGCCCGCGCCGCAGCGGTGATCTGCACGGCCAGTCGCCGATGCTCTGGACGGCCAGCGCGCTCCTGCGCTAG
- the rhaM gene encoding L-rhamnose mutarotase has protein sequence MIRKAFVMSVHAGHEAEYERRHRPIWPELEKVLKDHGVHNYSIFLHAETRQLFAYAEIEDEARWAAIAATPECQRWWKHMGDVMPSNPDHSPVATGLREVFHLD, from the coding sequence ATGATTCGCAAAGCCTTCGTCATGTCCGTCCATGCCGGCCACGAGGCCGAATACGAGCGCCGCCACCGGCCCATCTGGCCGGAGCTGGAAAAGGTCCTCAAGGATCACGGCGTCCACAACTATTCCATCTTCCTGCACGCGGAAACGCGCCAGCTCTTCGCCTACGCCGAGATCGAGGACGAAGCCCGCTGGGCCGCCATCGCCGCGACCCCCGAGTGCCAGCGCTGGTGGAAGCACATGGGCGACGTCATGCCCTCGAATCCCGACCACAGCCCTGTCGCCACCGGCCTGCGGGAAGTTTTTCACCTTGATTGA
- a CDS encoding glycoside hydrolase family 43 protein, which produces MRTSRFLVLLLTLTGSALASDTAYLFTYFTRNGQDGLHLAWSEDGYKWELLNEGRSFLAPKIGSKEQLMRDPCVVRGPDGTYHMVWTSGWWEKGIGYASTKDFITWSEQKEIPVMAHEPTARNSWAPEVIWDDKRGEFVIFWATTIPGRFPHSLETSEDQLNHRMYCTTTKDFVTFTPTELFYDAGFNCIDATFLQADGKQWIIIKDETKFPAPAKNLRLATAESVRGPFGHLAAPFTPPGLWVEGPTALKIGGDYLVYFDAYTTKHYRVMRSRDLHTWEDVTAQASFPNEGTSERIRHGTIIAVPRALIEKLRSAARPDAPGKP; this is translated from the coding sequence ATGAGAACTTCACGTTTCCTTGTCCTCCTCCTCACACTCACCGGTTCCGCCTTGGCGTCGGACACCGCCTACCTCTTCACGTATTTCACGCGCAACGGCCAGGACGGTCTGCACCTCGCCTGGTCGGAGGACGGCTACAAGTGGGAGTTGCTGAACGAGGGCCGCAGCTTCCTTGCGCCCAAGATCGGCTCGAAGGAGCAGCTCATGCGCGACCCCTGCGTGGTGCGCGGGCCCGACGGCACTTACCACATGGTGTGGACCTCCGGCTGGTGGGAAAAGGGCATCGGCTACGCCTCGACCAAGGATTTCATCACCTGGTCCGAACAGAAGGAAATCCCCGTCATGGCCCACGAGCCCACCGCGCGGAACAGCTGGGCGCCGGAGGTCATCTGGGACGACAAGCGGGGCGAGTTCGTCATCTTCTGGGCCACGACCATTCCCGGCCGCTTTCCCCATTCGCTCGAGACCTCGGAGGACCAGCTTAACCACCGCATGTATTGCACGACGACGAAGGACTTCGTGACCTTCACGCCAACGGAACTCTTCTACGACGCCGGCTTCAACTGCATCGACGCCACCTTCCTGCAGGCGGACGGCAAGCAGTGGATCATCATCAAGGACGAGACCAAGTTCCCGGCGCCCGCCAAAAACCTCCGTCTCGCCACCGCCGAAAGCGTGCGCGGTCCCTTCGGTCACCTGGCCGCGCCCTTCACCCCGCCCGGTCTCTGGGTCGAGGGACCCACGGCCCTCAAGATTGGCGGGGACTATCTGGTCTATTTCGACGCCTACACGACCAAGCACTACCGCGTGATGCGCTCCCGCGACCTGCACACCTGGGAGGATGTGACCGCCCAGGCCAGTTTCCCCAACGAAGGCACGTCCGAGCGCATACGCCACGGCACCATCATCGCGGTGCCGCGCGCGCTTATCGAGAAACTGCGCTCGGCGGCACGCCCCGATGCACCCGGAAAGCCCTGA
- a CDS encoding GDSL-type esterase/lipase family protein, whose product MNPPLVRIAAFLLPLLAFAQTPPFAPDAPMAPDQPPVPPLETPALNPALPTLFIAGDSTAEHNRGGKIQGWGVPFAEYFDPTKINVANHAVGGRSTRTFISGGRWEKLLAGLKQGDFVIIQFGHNDGDDINERPPGSTMPLRARGTLPGTGSDSRDIVNALTQQPETVHSFGWYLRKMVADVKAKGATPILASPTLRNLWPDGRLDRGIGRHRDWSRDLAREAGVAFVDHSRIIADSYQVLGKEAVNGYFGGDHTHTNAAGADFNASAMVAGLKGLRPALFKDVFSAKGAAVKADEIGWLALPEPADPKLPSLFFIGDSTVRNGGGDGKGGQWGWGDFMGAHLDFAKLNLVNRAIGGLTGRSFVNQGHWARALLLMKPGDFVVIQFGHNDGGSLDKDPRARVSLPGTGEETQEVDNAATGQKETVHTNGWYLRKFVREARAAGVTPVLCSLVPRKIWKDGKMTRATAGSAVWAREVAAQEGVAFVDLNGLVADRYDELGWDKTNLLFADEHTHTSREGAIENALIVARALRALPGDPLAKFAR is encoded by the coding sequence ATGAACCCTCCCCTTGTCCGCATTGCCGCGTTTCTCCTGCCCCTGCTCGCCTTCGCCCAGACACCGCCCTTCGCTCCGGACGCGCCCATGGCCCCCGACCAGCCGCCCGTCCCGCCGCTTGAAACCCCGGCGCTCAATCCCGCCCTGCCCACGCTCTTCATCGCGGGCGATTCCACCGCCGAGCACAACCGCGGCGGCAAGATCCAGGGCTGGGGCGTGCCGTTTGCCGAGTATTTCGATCCCACGAAAATCAATGTCGCGAACCACGCTGTCGGCGGCCGCAGCACCCGCACCTTCATCAGCGGCGGACGCTGGGAAAAGCTCCTCGCCGGCCTGAAGCAGGGCGACTTCGTCATCATCCAGTTCGGCCACAACGACGGTGACGACATCAACGAGCGTCCCCCCGGCTCGACCATGCCGCTCCGCGCCCGCGGCACGCTGCCGGGCACAGGCAGCGACTCGCGTGACATTGTCAACGCCCTCACCCAGCAGCCCGAGACGGTGCACTCGTTCGGCTGGTATCTCCGCAAAATGGTCGCCGACGTGAAGGCGAAGGGCGCCACCCCCATCCTGGCCTCTCCGACCCTCCGCAACCTCTGGCCTGACGGCCGGCTGGATCGCGGCATCGGCCGGCATCGCGACTGGTCCCGGGACCTCGCCCGCGAGGCCGGCGTGGCGTTTGTGGATCACAGCCGGATCATCGCCGATTCCTACCAGGTGCTCGGCAAGGAGGCGGTGAACGGTTACTTCGGCGGCGACCACACGCACACCAACGCTGCGGGCGCCGACTTCAACGCCTCAGCCATGGTCGCCGGCCTCAAGGGGCTGCGTCCCGCGCTGTTCAAGGATGTCTTTTCCGCCAAGGGTGCGGCCGTGAAGGCCGACGAGATCGGCTGGCTCGCCTTGCCCGAGCCGGCCGACCCGAAGCTGCCGAGCCTGTTTTTTATCGGCGACTCGACCGTCCGCAACGGCGGGGGTGACGGCAAGGGCGGCCAGTGGGGCTGGGGTGACTTCATGGGCGCTCACTTGGATTTCGCGAAGCTCAACCTCGTCAACCGCGCCATCGGCGGGCTCACCGGCCGCAGCTTCGTCAACCAAGGCCATTGGGCTCGGGCTCTCCTCTTGATGAAGCCCGGCGATTTCGTCGTCATCCAGTTTGGCCACAATGACGGCGGCTCGCTGGACAAGGATCCGCGCGCCCGCGTGTCGCTGCCGGGCACGGGCGAGGAAACCCAGGAGGTGGACAACGCCGCCACCGGCCAGAAGGAAACCGTGCACACCAACGGCTGGTATCTGCGCAAGTTCGTGCGCGAGGCCCGCGCCGCCGGCGTCACACCCGTGCTGTGTTCGCTCGTGCCGCGGAAGATCTGGAAGGACGGCAAGATGACGCGCGCCACCGCCGGTTCCGCCGTCTGGGCGAGGGAAGTGGCCGCCCAGGAAGGCGTGGCCTTCGTGGACCTCAACGGCCTCGTGGCGGACCGCTACGACGAACTCGGCTGGGATAAAACCAACCTGTTGTTCGCCGATGAGCACACCCACACCAGCCGCGAAGGGGCGATCGAAAACGCCCTGATCGTGGCCCGCGCCCTGCGCGCGCTGCCGGGGGACCCGCTGGCTAAGTTCGCGCGGTGA
- a CDS encoding Tat pathway signal sequence domain protein: MSSLTRREFVQKTTLVAAVAQMATSLRAADAPATSAAAGAPASANPDALRWLEGQTPALLPGTSWGRSWPRGQHGRDTAFALQTADGTAVPVQSWPLATWPDGSLKWTAHAIPANAPAAAEYRLAAGTPAAPAQPVTVVESSDTLTVDTGVIRAVLGRKGAALIRSIMRAGTEVAREGRLVCRLENRHEPGVTRTEAFTGEISAVTVEQAGPVRAVVKIEGKHRADKAGPSTSPGQSASRPDWLPFTVRLYFHAGGDMVRLMHTILFDGDASKDFISGLGVSLTVPLRGELHDRHVRFGGPEDGVFGEAVRGITGLRRNPGPEACTAQVAGRATPPVSAWRPGVADKLQYVPAYDDWSLIQSTCDGFEIRKRTKEGHTWLEAARGQRAGGLGYVGTPQGGVAFGLRNFWQSYPAQLDVRGATGEEAEVTVWMWAPGADAMDLRPYHDGMGMDTYDKQYNGGLDITYEDYEPGFNSPEGVGRTSEVHLWCLAATPARETHAAMQRVLQTPPLLASSPQWLHRCGVFGDLWSPESRATPARTAVAQRLDDLFNFYVGQQDQRRWYGFWNYGDVMHTYDPDRHEWRYDIGGFAWDNSELSTDLWLWLYYLSTGRADVFRFAEAMTRHTGEVDVHHLGRFAPLGSRHNVQHWGCSAKQLRISTAINRRYYYYLTGDERVGDLLREQVEAGRALLKFPPGRKLAFANEQGDQSRGTPNAPDSVGASMGTDWGSLAGAWLTEWERTGSAKMRDRLLASMKTLGAQPKGLFSTGLILNVETGAFEITKSEKISVSHLNAVFGLVEICAELIQLLDVPEFRQVWLDYCELYNAGAEAQKARLGDSARNVGLPQGHSRLTAYAAKQKGDAALAARAWKEFSRNWRGQQDVLTPLPVQTVRGPAVLRPVDEARGVSTNDTAQWGLAAIQCLALVGEHQPAG; the protein is encoded by the coding sequence ATGTCCTCCCTCACCCGTCGCGAATTCGTCCAAAAAACCACCCTCGTGGCTGCCGTTGCCCAGATGGCTACTTCCCTGCGCGCGGCTGATGCGCCCGCGACCTCCGCTGCGGCTGGCGCTCCGGCGTCCGCCAACCCCGACGCGCTCCGCTGGCTGGAGGGTCAGACGCCTGCTCTCCTGCCCGGCACCTCGTGGGGTCGCTCGTGGCCGCGTGGTCAGCACGGCCGCGACACCGCCTTTGCCCTGCAGACAGCCGACGGCACTGCCGTGCCGGTGCAAAGCTGGCCGCTGGCCACCTGGCCCGACGGTTCGCTGAAGTGGACCGCGCACGCCATCCCGGCCAACGCGCCTGCCGCCGCCGAGTATCGCCTTGCCGCCGGCACGCCCGCGGCCCCGGCACAACCGGTGACCGTGGTCGAAAGCTCCGACACCCTCACCGTGGACACCGGCGTGATCCGCGCCGTGCTCGGACGCAAAGGCGCGGCGCTCATCCGCTCCATCATGCGCGCCGGCACGGAGGTTGCCCGCGAGGGCCGGCTGGTCTGCCGCCTCGAGAACCGCCACGAACCCGGCGTCACGCGCACCGAGGCCTTTACCGGCGAAATCTCCGCCGTGACCGTCGAACAGGCCGGTCCGGTGCGTGCGGTCGTGAAGATCGAGGGCAAACACCGCGCGGATAAGGCGGGCCCTTCGACCAGCCCAGGGCAATCGGCCTCCCGGCCCGATTGGCTGCCGTTCACCGTGCGGCTCTATTTCCATGCCGGCGGCGACATGGTGCGCCTGATGCATACCATCCTCTTCGACGGCGACGCGTCCAAGGATTTCATCAGCGGCCTCGGCGTCTCGCTCACCGTGCCCCTGCGCGGGGAACTGCACGACCGGCATGTGCGTTTCGGCGGACCGGAGGACGGCGTTTTCGGCGAGGCCGTGCGCGGCATCACCGGCCTGCGCCGCAATCCCGGCCCCGAGGCCTGCACCGCCCAGGTCGCGGGCCGCGCCACCCCGCCGGTCTCGGCCTGGCGCCCCGGCGTGGCGGACAAGCTCCAATACGTGCCCGCCTATGACGACTGGTCGCTCATCCAGTCCACCTGCGACGGCTTTGAGATCCGCAAGCGCACGAAGGAAGGCCACACCTGGCTGGAGGCCGCGCGTGGTCAGCGGGCCGGCGGCCTCGGCTACGTGGGCACGCCGCAGGGCGGCGTGGCCTTCGGCCTGCGCAATTTCTGGCAGAGTTATCCCGCCCAGCTCGACGTGCGCGGCGCCACGGGCGAGGAGGCGGAGGTCACCGTCTGGATGTGGGCGCCGGGTGCGGACGCCATGGACTTGCGGCCCTACCACGACGGAATGGGCATGGACACCTACGACAAGCAATACAACGGCGGCCTCGACATCACCTACGAGGACTACGAGCCGGGCTTCAACTCTCCGGAAGGCGTCGGTCGCACCAGCGAGGTTCATCTGTGGTGCCTGGCCGCCACGCCGGCGCGCGAAACGCACGCCGCGATGCAGCGCGTGCTGCAGACCCCGCCGCTGCTGGCCAGTTCGCCGCAATGGCTGCACCGCTGCGGCGTGTTCGGTGATCTCTGGTCACCCGAGAGCCGGGCGACACCCGCGCGCACCGCCGTTGCGCAGCGGCTGGACGACCTGTTCAACTTCTACGTCGGGCAGCAGGACCAGCGGCGCTGGTATGGTTTCTGGAACTATGGCGACGTCATGCACACCTACGATCCCGACCGCCACGAGTGGCGCTACGACATCGGCGGTTTCGCTTGGGACAACTCCGAGCTCTCCACGGACCTCTGGTTGTGGCTCTACTACCTCTCGACCGGCCGGGCCGACGTCTTCCGCTTCGCCGAGGCCATGACGCGCCACACCGGCGAGGTGGATGTCCACCACCTCGGCCGCTTTGCCCCGCTCGGCTCGCGACACAACGTCCAGCATTGGGGTTGCAGCGCGAAACAGCTGCGCATCAGCACGGCCATCAACCGGCGTTACTACTACTATCTGACCGGCGACGAGCGGGTGGGCGACCTCCTGCGCGAGCAGGTCGAGGCCGGCCGCGCGCTCCTGAAGTTCCCGCCCGGCCGCAAGCTGGCCTTCGCCAATGAGCAGGGCGACCAGTCGCGGGGCACGCCGAACGCCCCCGACAGCGTCGGTGCCAGCATGGGCACCGACTGGGGCTCGCTCGCCGGGGCCTGGCTCACGGAATGGGAGCGCACGGGCAGCGCCAAGATGCGCGACCGGCTTCTCGCCAGCATGAAGACGCTCGGCGCCCAGCCCAAGGGACTCTTCAGCACCGGCCTGATCCTGAATGTCGAGACCGGCGCCTTCGAGATCACAAAGAGCGAAAAGATCTCCGTATCGCACCTCAACGCGGTCTTTGGCCTGGTCGAGATCTGCGCCGAGCTGATCCAGCTGCTCGACGTGCCGGAGTTCCGGCAGGTGTGGCTCGACTACTGCGAACTCTACAACGCCGGCGCCGAGGCGCAGAAGGCCCGGCTCGGCGACTCCGCCCGCAACGTCGGCCTGCCGCAGGGTCACTCGCGCCTCACCGCCTACGCCGCGAAGCAGAAGGGTGATGCCGCGCTCGCGGCCCGCGCCTGGAAGGAGTTCTCCCGCAACTGGCGCGGCCAGCAGGACGTGCTCACGCCTCTGCCGGTGCAGACGGTCCGCGGTCCCGCCGTGCTCCGCCCGGTGGACGAGGCGCGCGGGGTCTCGACCAACGACACCGCCCAGTGGGGCCTTGCCGCCATCCAGTGCCTCGCCCTCGTCGGCGAACACCAGCCGGCGGGCTGA